A single Cannabis sativa cultivar Pink pepper isolate KNU-18-1 chromosome 7, ASM2916894v1, whole genome shotgun sequence DNA region contains:
- the LOC115696654 gene encoding 14-3-3-like protein B, translated as MDSNLIPSASSSDLKVFYLKMKGDYHRYLAEFKVGDERKTAAEDTIISYKAAQDIAIADLASTHPIRLGLALNFSMFYYEILNQSDKACTLAKQVLSFNSNHNFTCLLHWATA; from the exons ATGGACTCTAACCTAATTCCCTCAGCCTCTTCCAGTGATTTGAAGGTCTTCTATTTGAAGATGAAGGGCGATTATCACCGTTACCTGGCTGAGTTTAAGGTCGGTGATGAGAGGAAAACCGCCGCTGAGGACACCATAATCTCTTACAAGGCTGCTCAG GATATAGCGATTGCCGATCTTGCATCTACACATCCAATTAGGTTGGGGCTAGCGCTCAATTTCTCAATGTTCTACTATGAGATTCTCAATCAATCTGATAAAGCTTGCACCTTGGCCAAACAGGTGCTTTCTTTCAACTCAAATCATAATTTCACATGTTTGCTTCATTGGGCCACTGCGTAG